Proteins from a single region of Punica granatum isolate Tunisia-2019 chromosome 8, ASM765513v2, whole genome shotgun sequence:
- the LOC116189311 gene encoding F-box protein At3g07870-like isoform X2: protein MTAELPPEILTEILARLPAKSLLRFRSVSRSWNSLIRSPPFIALHLSRSIATGDSSSSILLRHYSLNRRRELNTVFHDGPGSLVVEQELDFPIRTHDSYYYVGACNGLLCLSDYLINYLGIVLWNPSIRTCFQVPVPRFVDTDATHTDVVGFGFDCRTNQYKVLRLIYVIGRNHQREIPPEVEVFVLGTERWRRIDADVPYVVPESSSQAILHGAIHWMGYRPKVSVVLVVVFDLHEEVFREIEIPSSINYPSVNRLSVAVYGESLCLFEHDPWVNNKKQSDAFCVWVMKRYGVKESWTKQFSVDMRDRGGLKRVLGFRKHGEILVVNGSDELVSYDPESRSIEQLGLHGIVRSFEATPHMECLVLLKEQMDPAGKASSSRLMV from the coding sequence ATGACCGCCGAACTCCCGCCAGAAATCCTGACCGAAATCCTCGCACGGCTGCCGGCGAAATCCCTCCTCCGCTTCCGGTCGGTGTCGAGGTCGTGGAACTCCCTCATCAGGTCCCCGCCGTTCATCGCCCTCCACCTGAGCCGCTCAATCGCTACCGgcgactcctcctcctctatCCTCCTTAGGCACTACTCCCTCAACCGCCGGCGGGAGCTCAACACCGTCTTCCACGACGGCCCGGGCTCGCTCGTCGTAGAGCAGGAGCTAGACTTCCCGATCAGGACCCACGACAGTTACTACTACGTCGGCGCCTGTAACGGTCTCCTCTGTCTCTCCGATTACCTCATCAATTACCTCGGGATTGTCCTGTGGAACCCCTCCATCAGGACCTGCTTTCAGGTGCCCGTCCCGAGGTTTGTCGACACCGACGCGACGCACACCGATGTTGTCGGGTTCGGTTTCGACTGCCGAACCAACCAGTACAAGGTCCTGAGGCTGATCTACGTCATTGGCAGGAACCATCAGCGCGAGATCCCGCCTGAAGTGGAGGTCTTCGTGCTTGGGACGGAGAGGTGGAGGAGGATCGATGCGGATGTTCCCTATGTGGTACCGGAGTCTTCCTCTCAAGCCATCCTTCACGGTGCCATCCATTGGATGGGATACAGGCCAAAGGTCTCGGTGGTCCTTGTTGTCGTATTCGATTTGCACGAGGAGGTGTTTCGAGAAATCGAAATCCCAAGCAGCATAAATTATCCGAGCGTGAATCGCTTGTCAGTGGCCGTCTATGGAGAGTCACTCTGTCTCTTTGAGCATGATCCATGGGTAAACAATAAGAAACAATCAGATGCATTTTGCGTTTGGGTTATGAAGCGGTATGGTGTGAAGGAATCTTGGACTAAGCAGTTCAGCGTCGATATGCGGGACAGGGGAGGGCTCAAGAGGGTGTTGGGGTTCAGAAAGCACGGCGAGATCTTGGTCGTGAATGGCAGTGACGAGCTGGTCTCCTATGACCCCGAGAGTCGGAGCATCGAGCAGCTCGGGCTACATGGAATAGTCAGATCTTTTGAAGCCACACCTCACATGGAATGTCTGGTTTTACTGAAAGAGCAGATGGATCCAGCTGGAAAGGCGAGCTCTTCCCGTTTGATGGTATAG
- the LOC116189311 gene encoding F-box protein At3g07870-like isoform X1: MTAELPPEILTEILARLPAKSLLRFRSVSRSWNSLIRSPPFIALHLSRSIATGDSSSSILLRHYSLNRRRELNTVFHDGPGSLVVEQELDFPIRTHDSYYYVGACNGLLCLSDYLINYLGIVLWNPSIRTCFQVPVPRFVDTDATHTDVVGFGFDCRTNQYKVLRLIYVIGRNHQREIPPEVEVFVLGTERWRRIDADVPYVVPESSSQAILHGAIHWMGYRPKVSVVLVVVFDLHEEVFREIEIPSSINYPSVNRLSVAVYGESLCLFEHDPWVNNKKQSDAFCVWVMKRYGVKESWTKQFSVDMRDRGGLKRVLGFRKHGEILVVNGSDELVSYDPESRSIEQLGLHGIVRSFEATPHMECLVLLKEQMDPAGKASSSRLMSC, from the exons ATGACCGCCGAACTCCCGCCAGAAATCCTGACCGAAATCCTCGCACGGCTGCCGGCGAAATCCCTCCTCCGCTTCCGGTCGGTGTCGAGGTCGTGGAACTCCCTCATCAGGTCCCCGCCGTTCATCGCCCTCCACCTGAGCCGCTCAATCGCTACCGgcgactcctcctcctctatCCTCCTTAGGCACTACTCCCTCAACCGCCGGCGGGAGCTCAACACCGTCTTCCACGACGGCCCGGGCTCGCTCGTCGTAGAGCAGGAGCTAGACTTCCCGATCAGGACCCACGACAGTTACTACTACGTCGGCGCCTGTAACGGTCTCCTCTGTCTCTCCGATTACCTCATCAATTACCTCGGGATTGTCCTGTGGAACCCCTCCATCAGGACCTGCTTTCAGGTGCCCGTCCCGAGGTTTGTCGACACCGACGCGACGCACACCGATGTTGTCGGGTTCGGTTTCGACTGCCGAACCAACCAGTACAAGGTCCTGAGGCTGATCTACGTCATTGGCAGGAACCATCAGCGCGAGATCCCGCCTGAAGTGGAGGTCTTCGTGCTTGGGACGGAGAGGTGGAGGAGGATCGATGCGGATGTTCCCTATGTGGTACCGGAGTCTTCCTCTCAAGCCATCCTTCACGGTGCCATCCATTGGATGGGATACAGGCCAAAGGTCTCGGTGGTCCTTGTTGTCGTATTCGATTTGCACGAGGAGGTGTTTCGAGAAATCGAAATCCCAAGCAGCATAAATTATCCGAGCGTGAATCGCTTGTCAGTGGCCGTCTATGGAGAGTCACTCTGTCTCTTTGAGCATGATCCATGGGTAAACAATAAGAAACAATCAGATGCATTTTGCGTTTGGGTTATGAAGCGGTATGGTGTGAAGGAATCTTGGACTAAGCAGTTCAGCGTCGATATGCGGGACAGGGGAGGGCTCAAGAGGGTGTTGGGGTTCAGAAAGCACGGCGAGATCTTGGTCGTGAATGGCAGTGACGAGCTGGTCTCCTATGACCCCGAGAGTCGGAGCATCGAGCAGCTCGGGCTACATGGAATAGTCAGATCTTTTGAAGCCACACCTCACATGGAATGTCTGGTTTTACTGAAAGAGCAGATGGATCCAGCTGGAAAGGCGAGCTCTTCCCGTTTGATG TCTTGCTAA
- the LOC116188719 gene encoding F-box protein At4g19940-like has protein sequence MLTEILARLRAKSLLRFRSVSRSWDSLLTSPLFIALHLSRSIATRSSSFILLRHYCLNRRRDIKHCLPRRPRMSRQEQDLDFPIRTYDFYYYISACNGLLCLTDYRIKHPKIVLWNPSDQNLLSGAHLSSEDAHRRLRVWERSKTRSHPVVEVFVLGTDRWREVDIDVPYVVPETSLAVIHGTIHWIGYRLDNNSVIITVFDVHEEVFREIKIPSSIIYPSMD, from the exons ATGCTGACCGAAATCCTCGCAAGGCTGCGGGCGAAATCCCTCCTCCGCTTCCGGTCGGTGTCGAGGTCGTGGGACTCCCTCCTCACATCCCCGCTGTTCATCGCCCTCCACCTGAGCCGCTCGATCGCTACCCGCAGCTCCTCCTTCATCCTCCTGAGGCACTACTGCCTCAACCGCCGGCGGGACATCAAACACTGTCTACCGCGACGGCCACGGATGTCTCGCCAAGAGCAGGATCTAGACTTCCCGATCAGAACCTACGACTTTTACTACTACATCAGCGCCTGTAATGGTCTCCTCTGTCTCACCGACTACCGCATCAAGCACCCCAAGATTGTCCTGTGGAACCCGTCGGACCAGAACCTGCTTTCAGGTGCCCATCTCAGCTCCGAGGACGCCCACCGACGTTTACGCGTTTGG GAACGATCAAAGACCAGATCCCACCCCGTAGTTGAAGTATTCGTGCTGGGAACGGACCGGTGGAGGGAAGTCGATATAGATGTCCCATACGTGGTGCCGGAAACATCTCTGGCCGTCATTCACGGCACTATCCATTGGATCGGATACAGGCTTGACAACAACTCAGTGATCATCACCGTATTCGATGTGCACGAAGAGGTGTTTCGAGAAATCAAAATACCAAGCAGCATAATATACCCGAGCATGGATTGA
- the LOC116215920 gene encoding 60S ribosomal protein L10a-like encodes MSKLQSDALREAISGIKNDSNEKKRKFVETIELQIGLKNYDPQKDKRFSGSVKLPHIPRPKMKVCMLGDAQHVEEAEKIGLDYMDVEGLKKLNKNKKLVKKLAKKYHAFLASEAVIKQIPRLLGPGLNKAGKFPTLVTHQESLEAKVNETKAMVKFQLKKVLCMGVAVGNVSMEEKQIFQNFQMSVNFLVSLLKKNWQNVKCLHLKSTMGKPYRVF; translated from the exons ATGAG TAAGCTTCAGAGCGATGCGCTTAGAGAAGCTATCTCTGGGATCAAGAATGACTCCaatgaaaagaagagaaagttTGTTGAAACCATTGAGCTTCAAATCGGGTTGAAGAACTACGATCCCCAAAAGGACAAGCGTTTCAGCGGTTCCGTTAAGTTACCACACATCCCTCGCCCTAAGATGAAGGTCTGCATGCTCGGTGATGCTCAACACGTTGAAGAG GCTGAGAAGATTGGGCTCGACTATATGGATGTCGAAGGGCTGAAGAAGCTGAACAAGAACAAGAAGTTGGTTAAGAAGCTTGCTAAAAAGTACCACGCCTTTTTGGCTTCAGAAGCTGTGATTAAGCAGATCCCTCGTCTCCTTGGCCCTGGTTTGAATAAGGCAG GCAAGTTCCCCACTCTTGTTACTCACCAGGAATCCCTCGAGGCCAAAGTGAACGAGACGAAGGCCATGGTCAAGTTCCAGTTGAAGAAGGTGCTATGCATGGGCGTTGCTGTCGGCAATGTCAGCATGGAAGAGAAGCAAATCTTCCAGAACTTTCAGATGAGCGTGAACTTCTTGGTCTCTTTGCTGAAGAAGAACTGGCAAAAC GTCAAGTGTCTCCACTTGAAAAGCACCATGGGGAAGCCGTACCGCGTCTTCTGA
- the LOC116189528 gene encoding 60S ribosomal protein L10a-like — protein sequence MSKLQSDALREAISGIKNDSNEKKRKFVETIELQIGLKNYDPQKDKRFSGSVKLPHIPRPKMKVCMLGDAQHVEEAEKIGLDYMDVEGLKKLNKNKKLVKKLAKKYHAFLASEAVIKQIPRLLGPGLNKAGKFPTLVTHQESLEAKVNETKAMVKFQLKKVLCMGVAVGNVSMEEKQIFQNVQMSVNFLVSLLKKNWQNVKCLHLKSTMGKPYRVF from the exons ATGAG TAAGCTTCAGAGCGATGCGCTTAGAGAAGCTATCTCTGGGATCAAGAATGACTCCaatgaaaagaagagaaagttTGTTGAAACCATCGAGCTTCAAATCGGGTTGAAGAACTACGATCCCCAGAAGGACAAGCGTTTCAGCGGTTCTGTTAAGTTACCACACATCCCTCGCCCTAAGATGAAGGTCTGCATGCTCGGTGATGCTCAACACGTTGAAGAG GCTGAGAAGATTGGGCTCGACTATATGGATGTCGAAGGGCTGAAGAAGCTGAACAAGAACAAGAAGTTGGTTAAGAAGCTTGCTAAAAAGTACCATGCCTTTTTGGCTTCAGAAGCTGTGATTAAGCAGATCCCTCGTCTCCTTGGCCCTGGTTTGAATAAGGCAG GGAAGTTCCCCACTCTTGTTACTCACCAGGAATCCCTCGAGGCCAAAGTGAACGAGACGAAGGCCATGGTCAAGTTCCAGCTGAAGAAGGTGCTCTGCATGGGCGTTGCTGTCGGTAACGTCAGCATGGAAGAGAAGCAGATCTTCCAGAACGTTCAGATGAGCGTGAACTTCTTGGTCTCTTTGCTGAAAAAGAACTGGCAAAAC GTCAAGTGCCTCCACTTGAAAAGCACCATGGGGAAGCCGTACCGCGTCTTCTGA